A single genomic interval of Phycisphaeraceae bacterium harbors:
- the cmk gene encoding (d)CMP kinase, protein MTNATGQRDAEHGVIVTIDGPAGTGKSSVARSLARRLGLEFLDTGAMYRAAALAAIEGGLQPSDGAALAASLRSQGLAFDWMSDPPALHLGQRNVMARIRDQDVNAVVSEVAAQPEVRKVMVVLQQQIARAHPRLVTEGRDQGSAVFPEAAVRFYLDADPAVRARRRCEQLQREGRRTDPEEVRRSMLVRDRIDSTRADAPLRVPEGAVVIDTSALSEREVVDRLEQEVRRRIPRDRLDAAAAGGCCR, encoded by the coding sequence GTGACCAACGCCACGGGTCAGCGTGACGCGGAGCATGGCGTCATCGTGACCATCGATGGTCCGGCGGGGACGGGCAAGAGTTCCGTCGCACGGAGCCTCGCCCGACGACTCGGCCTTGAGTTTCTCGACACGGGGGCGATGTATCGCGCGGCTGCGCTTGCGGCCATCGAGGGGGGCCTCCAACCCTCCGACGGCGCGGCGCTCGCGGCGTCGCTTCGCTCGCAGGGGCTCGCCTTCGACTGGATGAGCGACCCCCCGGCGCTCCACCTCGGGCAGCGCAATGTCATGGCCAGAATCCGGGATCAGGATGTGAACGCGGTCGTGAGTGAAGTGGCGGCGCAGCCCGAGGTGCGCAAGGTCATGGTGGTGTTGCAGCAGCAGATCGCCCGCGCGCACCCGCGGCTCGTGACCGAGGGGCGGGACCAGGGTTCTGCGGTCTTTCCGGAAGCGGCCGTGCGCTTCTATCTCGACGCCGACCCCGCCGTTCGAGCGCGGCGCCGCTGCGAGCAATTGCAGCGCGAGGGTCGCCGCACCGACCCCGAAGAAGTGCGTCGCTCGATGCTCGTTCGCGATCGCATCGATTCGACCCGCGCCGACGCTCCGTTGCGCGTGCCCGAGGGGGCGGTGGTGATCGACACGAGCGCGCTCTCGGAGCGCGAAGTCGTCGATCGTCTCGAGCAGGAAGTGAGGCGGCGGATTCCCCGTGATCGCCTCGATGCCGCCGCCGCGGGGGGCTGCTGCCGGTGA
- the gcvH gene encoding glycine cleavage system protein GcvH, which translates to MASPADRRYSDTHEWFHSEGTTVTVGITRHAVDQLTDITFADMKPVGSAIAAGGSVGEVESVKTASEIYSAIPGTVAEINQALRDDPSILNSDPYGRGWIVKLTVTDPAAVAQHMAKLHDAAAYDSKNGG; encoded by the coding sequence ATGGCCAGCCCCGCCGATCGACGCTACAGCGACACCCACGAGTGGTTCCATTCCGAGGGCACGACGGTCACCGTGGGCATCACCCGCCACGCCGTCGACCAGCTCACGGACATCACCTTCGCCGACATGAAGCCGGTCGGAAGCGCCATCGCCGCCGGGGGCTCCGTCGGCGAAGTCGAGTCGGTGAAGACCGCGAGCGAGATCTACAGCGCGATCCCCGGCACCGTCGCCGAGATCAACCAGGCGCTGCGTGACGATCCCTCGATTCTGAACAGTGATCCCTATGGCCGCGGCTGGATCGTCAAGCTCACGGTGACCGACCCCGCCGCCGTGGCCCAGCACATGGCCAAGTTGCACGACGCGGCGGCCTACGACTCGAAGAATGGGGGGTGA
- a CDS encoding fumarylacetoacetate hydrolase family protein, producing the protein MRTPPAILCIGRNYADHAAEMGGAPLTHPMVFMKNPASICGPEDDIVIPRIAREHGPQVDFEGELAVEIGVAARDVPELQAGEVIAGYRVANDVSARWWQKQGSGGQFCRGKSFDTFCPLSPLRPAREVTDPGSLLLRTRLNGELMQESSTSLMLFSVARLVADLSRGTTLLPGTLILTGTPSGVGAARTPPRFLKDGDVVEVEVTGVGLIRNRVREEP; encoded by the coding sequence ATGCGAACGCCTCCAGCCATCCTCTGCATCGGTCGAAACTACGCCGATCACGCGGCGGAGATGGGCGGGGCGCCGCTGACCCACCCCATGGTCTTCATGAAGAACCCGGCGAGCATCTGCGGGCCCGAGGATGACATCGTCATTCCGAGGATCGCGCGCGAGCATGGCCCGCAAGTTGACTTTGAGGGGGAACTGGCCGTCGAGATCGGCGTGGCGGCGCGCGATGTGCCCGAACTTCAGGCGGGCGAGGTCATCGCGGGGTACCGCGTTGCGAACGATGTGTCGGCGCGGTGGTGGCAGAAGCAGGGGAGCGGCGGCCAGTTCTGCCGCGGCAAGAGCTTCGACACCTTCTGCCCGCTTTCGCCGCTCCGGCCCGCGCGCGAGGTGACTGACCCCGGATCACTTCTCCTGCGCACGCGCTTGAACGGCGAGCTGATGCAGGAGTCGTCGACCAGCCTCATGCTCTTCTCCGTGGCGCGGCTTGTCGCCGACCTGAGCCGAGGAACCACGCTCCTTCCCGGCACGCTCATCCTCACGGGAACTCCGTCGGGTGTCGGTGCGGCTCGAACGCCGCCGAGATTCCTCAAGGACGGTGATGTGGTCGAAGTCGAGGTGACCGGCGTGGGGCTCATTCGCAACCGCGTTCGGGAGGAGCCGTGA
- the yidD gene encoding membrane protein insertion efficiency factor YidD, which translates to MALVSLYQRLLSPVLGGRCRFHPSCSCYAKEALRTHGAIRGSALTLRRLARCHPWGGSGVDPVPPLGGGSKENLGVLRHAPGPVRADHDHQVASAADRVL; encoded by the coding sequence ATGGCGCTCGTGTCGCTCTACCAGCGGCTGCTGAGTCCCGTGCTCGGCGGGCGCTGCCGCTTTCACCCCTCGTGTTCCTGCTACGCCAAGGAGGCGCTGCGCACTCACGGAGCGATCCGAGGCAGCGCCCTCACGCTCCGCCGACTCGCGCGATGCCACCCGTGGGGTGGTTCAGGGGTCGATCCCGTGCCTCCGCTTGGCGGCGGCTCGAAGGAGAACCTCGGTGTACTCCGGCACGCTCCGGGCCCGGTGCGGGCGGACCACGACCACCAAGTCGCATCCGCCGCCGATCGTGTGCTGTGA
- a CDS encoding ABC transporter ATP-binding protein, whose amino-acid sequence MKQAVVKPAKQDLVVEAVALTKVFHDFWHRDTAVAVDGIDFHIRRHEIFGLLGPNGSGKSTTIKMILGLLRRSKGVLRVFGREPDDVAVKRRIGFLPEESYLYRFLNPVETLDYYGKLFGLNRRVRRRRSGELLSMVGLDAAANRTVGEFSKGMARRLGLAQALINDPEFLILDEPTSGLDPVGTRQVKDLLLDLGRRGKTILLSSHLLSEVEDVCDRMVILYGGRVRAEGTTEELLEDTNRTVIQAPRLKPETITRIEQVIRESEGASIERVQAPRQKLEELFISIVERARQEQVATSGAKHGGPTADFLLHGDEASEESEGGALIESLASTSESAPVRAVEVERPDEARRERGVRDDVLRELTEAKAPDHPEIDAPERGGPARGAPPKSGSGSGSTPGTPSSPTPSSSPSSPRTPGAAPPSDPKVDRSFIEGLLGDRADDEGGSKR is encoded by the coding sequence ATGAAGCAAGCCGTCGTCAAACCTGCCAAGCAGGACCTCGTCGTGGAGGCGGTGGCGCTCACCAAGGTCTTCCATGACTTCTGGCATCGCGATACCGCCGTGGCCGTCGATGGCATCGACTTCCACATCCGGCGGCATGAGATCTTCGGATTGCTCGGCCCCAACGGCAGCGGCAAGAGCACGACGATCAAGATGATCCTCGGACTCCTGCGGCGATCGAAGGGCGTGCTGCGGGTCTTCGGCCGGGAACCCGACGATGTCGCGGTGAAGCGACGCATCGGATTTCTTCCCGAGGAGAGCTATCTCTATCGCTTCCTGAACCCGGTCGAGACGCTCGACTACTACGGCAAGCTCTTCGGGTTGAATCGGCGCGTCCGGCGCCGTCGGTCGGGCGAGCTGCTGTCCATGGTCGGTCTCGACGCCGCCGCCAATCGCACGGTGGGCGAGTTCTCCAAGGGCATGGCGCGGCGCCTCGGCCTGGCGCAGGCGCTCATCAACGATCCCGAGTTCCTCATCCTCGATGAACCGACATCGGGACTCGACCCCGTCGGCACGAGGCAGGTGAAGGACCTGCTGCTCGACCTGGGTCGGCGCGGGAAGACCATCCTCCTGTCGAGCCACCTGCTTTCCGAGGTCGAGGATGTCTGCGACCGCATGGTGATCCTGTATGGCGGGCGAGTTCGAGCTGAAGGCACCACCGAGGAGCTTCTCGAAGATACGAATCGAACGGTCATTCAGGCGCCGCGCCTGAAGCCCGAGACGATCACCCGCATCGAGCAGGTCATTCGGGAAAGCGAAGGCGCTTCCATCGAGCGGGTGCAGGCGCCGCGTCAGAAGCTCGAAGAGCTCTTCATCAGCATCGTCGAGCGGGCACGCCAGGAGCAGGTGGCCACGAGCGGCGCCAAGCACGGCGGACCCACGGCGGACTTCCTGCTCCACGGCGACGAAGCGAGCGAGGAGAGCGAAGGCGGCGCGCTCATCGAGTCCCTCGCGTCGACCTCCGAAAGCGCACCGGTGCGTGCCGTCGAGGTCGAGCGCCCCGACGAGGCGCGACGCGAGCGCGGCGTCCGGGACGATGTGCTTCGCGAACTGACCGAGGCGAAGGCGCCGGATCATCCAGAGATCGACGCGCCGGAGCGCGGCGGGCCAGCGAGGGGAGCGCCACCGAAGAGTGGGAGCGGTTCGGGCTCGACGCCGGGGACACCGTCTTCTCCAACTCCTTCGTCATCGCCGTCATCTCCGCGAACACCGGGGGCGGCCCCACCGTCCGATCCCAAGGTCGATCGTTCGTTCATCGAGGGGCTTCTCGGCGACAGGGCCGATGATGAGGGTGGGTCGAAGCGGTGA
- a CDS encoding 1-acyl-sn-glycerol-3-phosphate acyltransferase → MSTVVVARRRRLDHTRRCPGRSRLQVLWFDVCESLCRLTLKLCYRFRITGESLVPASGPCIFVSNHQSLLDPVLNGCAVVDRQLTAMARESLFRWKPFAWLMRSYGAIALKEEGGDTAAFKAALAELREGRCILIYPEGSRTPDGRVHDFMPGVALLIRRAQVPVVPMGIEGAFDVWRRGEKWPKLFGRIEVEVGQPIPAEQLPREPGALLSLLREQVSELVRRRGEAMRRTGWRPRRALP, encoded by the coding sequence GTGAGCACCGTGGTGGTGGCGCGGCGCCGTCGATTGGATCACACCCGGCGGTGCCCCGGACGCTCGCGTCTTCAGGTGCTCTGGTTCGATGTCTGCGAATCGCTCTGCCGCCTGACGCTGAAACTCTGCTACCGCTTCCGAATCACCGGGGAGTCGCTCGTTCCTGCGTCCGGGCCGTGCATCTTCGTCAGTAATCACCAGTCGCTGCTCGACCCCGTCCTGAACGGCTGCGCGGTGGTCGACCGTCAACTCACCGCCATGGCGCGCGAGAGTCTCTTTCGCTGGAAGCCTTTTGCGTGGCTGATGCGCTCCTATGGCGCGATCGCGCTCAAGGAAGAGGGCGGCGACACGGCGGCCTTCAAGGCGGCCCTCGCAGAACTTCGCGAGGGGCGGTGCATTCTCATCTACCCCGAGGGATCGCGCACCCCGGATGGACGGGTGCACGACTTCATGCCGGGCGTGGCCCTGCTGATTCGCCGCGCGCAAGTTCCAGTCGTGCCCATGGGAATCGAGGGGGCATTCGATGTCTGGCGGCGAGGAGAGAAGTGGCCGAAGCTCTTCGGACGCATCGAGGTGGAAGTCGGGCAGCCGATTCCTGCCGAGCAGTTGCCGCGCGAACCGGGAGCGCTTCTCTCGCTCTTGCGGGAGCAGGTGAGCGAACTTGTCAGGCGTCGAGGAGAGGCCATGCGGCGCACGGGCTGGCGGCCCCGGCGCGCCTTGCCGTAG
- a CDS encoding ABC transporter permease subunit → MSAASFTFNAFLLITLLASCVGLWVLWLFLPRLQNALRKPGRTWIAALIAALVVILAGLPVIVTSFRLASQRAGIIDRLANANLNQRDPATVELLEQGRVTVGDRSYVSMQLRSLGEQLFDRTSGRLVVADQIAELLMAPSMPAWAPPAIFNRTAVVGVVLAAAAIAAIAAGLGLAPMMLAVLLGAIGGGSIALLRGETGMLVAIVGMVVLIVGYGVLSRLVLRALSGAGSLSAVANIVVRESTRQWYTGAFILVLLVVLPLVPLAIDAGPLRYRIQAFLSWSLGVTFGLAGLLTLVLACATVALEIRDRQIWQTLTKPVDRMRYILGKWLGVVAVNAVLLLVSGVSILLFVEYMRTQPAQDFLDEMAVRDEVLAARVGVRPVYEPLSPDQVRTAVDDLIAADPSIRQDIDMGFRNEAEVRRALGDQIRRDALSAQRLVPAGESRTYRFPGMGAARAAQADVSLSFLFHIGASSPHEQHPVVFRFADGSWMDRIYVPAQRHTERVRWQNIGDDGTLVLEIMNIGFRDGEFFPGSGTLNWDANGIEVLYKAGSFEMNFVRAMVVEWVKLSFLAMLGICAATVLNFPVALLFSATVYLIGSLTPFLAVAIEEYWVDPNDFWLAKAFQHTVRGIAQAAYFALSGFGGTSGETLLVEGRLVPWSTVGRTIAVIGVLWTGVTACVGWIIFRRKELAIYSGQGG, encoded by the coding sequence GTGAGCGCGGCAAGCTTCACCTTCAACGCCTTTCTGCTCATCACGCTCCTGGCCTCATGCGTGGGGCTGTGGGTGCTCTGGCTGTTTCTGCCGAGGCTTCAGAACGCACTGCGCAAGCCGGGGCGGACATGGATCGCCGCGCTCATTGCCGCGCTCGTCGTCATTCTTGCCGGGCTGCCGGTCATCGTGACCTCGTTCCGGCTCGCCTCGCAGCGGGCCGGCATCATCGATCGCCTCGCGAATGCGAACCTGAACCAGCGCGATCCGGCGACGGTGGAATTGCTCGAACAGGGGCGTGTGACCGTCGGTGATCGCAGCTATGTGTCGATGCAGCTGCGGTCCCTCGGGGAGCAACTCTTCGACAGGACCTCCGGGCGCCTCGTCGTCGCCGATCAGATTGCGGAACTTCTGATGGCGCCCTCGATGCCGGCCTGGGCGCCACCGGCGATCTTCAATCGAACGGCCGTGGTGGGGGTCGTGCTGGCCGCCGCCGCGATCGCGGCCATCGCCGCGGGGCTCGGTCTGGCGCCGATGATGCTCGCGGTCCTTCTCGGCGCGATCGGAGGCGGGTCGATCGCGCTCCTGCGGGGCGAGACGGGCATGCTCGTCGCCATCGTGGGCATGGTGGTGTTGATCGTCGGCTACGGCGTGCTGAGTCGGCTGGTGCTGCGAGCCCTTTCGGGTGCCGGCTCCCTCTCCGCAGTGGCGAACATCGTGGTCCGCGAGTCGACGCGGCAGTGGTACACCGGCGCGTTCATCCTCGTGCTGCTGGTGGTGCTGCCGCTCGTCCCGCTCGCGATCGATGCTGGACCGCTCCGCTACCGAATCCAGGCCTTCCTGAGCTGGTCGCTGGGGGTGACCTTCGGATTGGCGGGACTGCTCACGCTTGTGCTGGCCTGTGCGACGGTTGCGCTCGAGATCCGGGATCGCCAGATCTGGCAGACGCTGACCAAGCCCGTCGATCGCATGCGCTACATCCTGGGCAAGTGGCTGGGCGTGGTGGCGGTCAACGCAGTGCTCCTCCTCGTCAGCGGCGTGAGCATCCTGCTCTTTGTCGAGTACATGCGCACGCAGCCCGCGCAGGACTTTCTCGATGAGATGGCGGTCCGCGACGAAGTGCTTGCCGCACGCGTGGGTGTGCGACCTGTCTATGAGCCGCTCTCGCCCGATCAGGTGCGCACGGCGGTCGATGACCTGATCGCCGCCGACCCGAGCATCCGACAGGACATCGACATGGGCTTCCGCAACGAGGCGGAGGTGCGTCGAGCGCTCGGCGACCAGATCCGTCGGGATGCGCTCTCGGCGCAGCGCCTGGTGCCTGCGGGTGAGTCACGCACCTATCGCTTCCCCGGGATGGGCGCCGCGCGCGCCGCGCAGGCCGATGTGAGCCTCTCGTTCCTCTTCCATATCGGGGCGAGCAGCCCACATGAACAGCATCCGGTGGTCTTCCGCTTCGCCGACGGGAGCTGGATGGATCGCATCTATGTGCCCGCCCAGCGCCACACCGAGCGCGTCCGATGGCAGAACATCGGTGACGATGGCACGCTGGTGCTCGAGATCATGAACATCGGATTCCGAGACGGGGAGTTCTTCCCAGGAAGTGGAACACTGAATTGGGATGCCAACGGCATCGAGGTGCTCTACAAGGCTGGCTCATTCGAGATGAATTTTGTCCGCGCGATGGTGGTGGAGTGGGTCAAGCTCTCGTTCCTCGCAATGCTGGGCATCTGTGCGGCGACCGTTCTGAACTTCCCGGTCGCGCTCCTCTTCAGTGCCACGGTCTATCTCATCGGTTCGCTGACGCCTTTCCTCGCGGTGGCCATCGAGGAGTACTGGGTCGATCCGAATGACTTCTGGCTGGCCAAGGCCTTCCAGCACACGGTCCGCGGCATTGCGCAGGCGGCGTACTTCGCGCTCTCCGGGTTCGGCGGAACCAGTGGCGAGACGCTCCTCGTCGAAGGGCGCCTGGTCCCGTGGAGTACGGTCGGTCGCACCATCGCCGTGATCGGGGTGCTCTGGACGGGAGTCACCGCCTGCGTCGGATGGATCATCTTCCGCAGGAAGGAACTTGCGATCTACAGTGGTCAAGGTGGCTGA
- a CDS encoding CCA tRNA nucleotidyltransferase: protein MPPSGRTSAAPKSPREAAARVAAVLTAEGFVAFFAGGCVRDRLLGLEPADYDIATDARPEEIARHFPGARGVGASFGVMLVRSMGHTIEVATFRRDGDYLDGRRPARVEFGTAEQDARRRDFTINGLFEVPSDGRVIDFVGGVEDLRARRLRAIGRAEDRLGEDRLRMLRAARFAARFDLEVDSEVETAIRLHANDLLGVSRERVGTEVRRILLHPSRGRGVALIEALGLGPSVLRESPLPLTDQRIARLPPMCDLAAGLAAWMLDRSGASTGCGPDRQAQWGAALVLSNAEAEALSVTLELASFIRSGWEDADLAPRKRAAARSAFHSALDLIGAEDPVRAELVATEVERLAAEGLAPAPLVTGDDLIALGWAPGPAFKRVLSDLYDRQLRGEFSSRSAAIAAAREVHSADRSADPSPEDGTGTT, encoded by the coding sequence GTGCCTCCTTCAGGCCGAACCTCGGCAGCCCCGAAGTCACCTCGCGAAGCCGCGGCGCGGGTCGCCGCCGTTCTCACGGCCGAGGGTTTTGTCGCGTTTTTCGCCGGGGGCTGTGTGCGAGATCGCCTTCTCGGGCTCGAGCCAGCGGATTACGACATCGCCACCGATGCGAGGCCCGAGGAGATCGCCCGTCACTTCCCCGGAGCCCGCGGAGTTGGCGCGAGTTTCGGAGTGATGCTCGTGCGCAGCATGGGGCACACCATCGAGGTGGCCACCTTTCGGCGGGATGGCGACTATCTCGACGGCCGTCGGCCCGCGCGCGTCGAGTTCGGGACCGCGGAGCAGGATGCGAGGCGGCGCGACTTCACCATCAACGGCCTCTTCGAGGTGCCCTCCGATGGGCGTGTGATCGACTTCGTCGGGGGCGTCGAGGATCTGCGCGCTCGTCGCCTTCGCGCGATCGGTCGCGCCGAAGATCGACTCGGAGAAGATCGACTGCGCATGCTCCGCGCTGCGCGCTTCGCCGCACGATTCGACCTCGAGGTCGACTCCGAGGTCGAGACGGCCATCAGGCTCCACGCCAATGACCTGCTTGGCGTGAGTCGGGAGCGAGTTGGCACCGAAGTTCGACGCATCCTGCTGCATCCGTCACGAGGTCGCGGCGTGGCGCTGATCGAGGCGCTCGGGCTCGGGCCTTCGGTGCTCCGAGAATCGCCTCTTCCGCTGACGGACCAGAGGATCGCCAGACTCCCCCCGATGTGCGATCTTGCCGCGGGGCTCGCGGCGTGGATGCTCGATCGCTCGGGCGCATCAACCGGTTGTGGTCCCGATCGACAGGCGCAGTGGGGTGCGGCACTGGTCCTCTCCAATGCCGAAGCCGAGGCGCTCTCGGTGACCCTGGAGCTCGCCTCGTTCATTCGATCCGGATGGGAAGACGCGGACCTCGCCCCCCGCAAGCGGGCGGCGGCCCGAAGCGCATTCCATTCGGCCCTCGATCTCATTGGGGCTGAAGACCCCGTCCGGGCGGAGTTGGTGGCGACCGAGGTCGAGCGCCTTGCGGCGGAGGGGCTTGCCCCCGCGCCCTTGGTCACGGGTGATGACCTCATCGCGCTTGGATGGGCACCGGGACCGGCATTCAAGAGAGTCCTCAGCGATCTCTATGACCGTCAGCTTCGAGGCGAGTTCTCCTCCCGGAGCGCGGCGATCGCGGCCGCGCGTGAGGTTCATTCGGCCGATCGTTCCGCGGACCCATCGCCCGAGGATGGGACAGGCACCACATGA
- a CDS encoding ABC transporter permease, which produces MGIIEQLLAIARVTLLESIRQPVVAIVAVAGVIVLILANPLTTFTMEDDQRMLIEVGMSTIFIGGLLLAALLATGVMTREIENRTVLTVVSKPVERPVLLAGKFLGVLVAILASYAFLACVFMLVIRHGVMPTVATPYQAPVLLFGISACLLAGGFALFANFFYGWSFGATFVLTGTPLLFAAFLATLPFNHDFSMLPVNPPPSTIPGYTPDDLASFIWRNLNLELWKAIFFAGVGLTVLTAIAVSLSTRLSLVLTLIATIGVFVLGLLSDWIFARRIAAIEKIIAADPGSWWDANHLTWAFCKAAQAVIPNFQLFWLVDAVNQKKTIVMFGDLDGETQAYGAMVLAYGAVMTVAALGLGAILFQRREVG; this is translated from the coding sequence ATGGGAATCATCGAGCAGCTTCTCGCCATCGCGCGGGTCACTCTCCTGGAGAGCATTCGTCAGCCGGTCGTGGCCATCGTGGCCGTTGCCGGGGTCATTGTTCTCATCCTGGCCAATCCGCTGACGACCTTCACGATGGAGGATGACCAGCGGATGCTCATCGAAGTGGGGATGAGCACCATCTTCATCGGTGGCCTGCTGCTCGCCGCATTGCTGGCCACGGGCGTGATGACTCGGGAGATCGAGAATCGAACGGTGCTCACCGTGGTGAGCAAACCGGTCGAGCGACCGGTCCTGCTGGCCGGCAAGTTCCTCGGTGTGCTGGTGGCCATTCTTGCCTCCTATGCCTTTCTCGCCTGCGTCTTCATGCTGGTGATCAGGCATGGCGTCATGCCCACCGTCGCCACGCCCTACCAGGCACCGGTGCTGCTCTTCGGAATCAGCGCCTGCCTGCTTGCAGGGGGGTTCGCCCTCTTTGCGAACTTCTTCTACGGGTGGAGTTTCGGGGCGACCTTTGTCCTGACGGGCACCCCGCTGCTCTTTGCGGCCTTCCTCGCCACGCTGCCGTTCAATCACGACTTCTCGATGCTGCCGGTGAATCCCCCGCCATCGACGATTCCCGGTTACACGCCCGATGATCTCGCCTCATTCATCTGGCGGAACCTGAACCTCGAACTGTGGAAGGCGATTTTCTTCGCGGGGGTTGGCCTGACGGTGCTCACCGCCATCGCTGTCTCGCTTTCCACGCGGCTGAGCCTTGTCCTGACGCTGATCGCGACCATCGGCGTCTTTGTCCTCGGCCTGCTCAGCGACTGGATCTTCGCGCGTCGGATCGCGGCGATCGAGAAGATCATCGCCGCGGACCCGGGATCATGGTGGGACGCCAATCACCTCACCTGGGCCTTCTGCAAGGCAGCTCAGGCGGTCATTCCAAACTTCCAGCTCTTCTGGTTGGTTGATGCCGTGAACCAGAAGAAGACGATCGTGATGTTCGGGGACCTCGACGGCGAAACTCAGGCCTACGGTGCCATGGTGCTTGCCTATGGCGCGGTCATGACGGTGGCCGCGCTCGGTCTCGGGGCCATCCTGTTCCAGCGGCGCGAAGTGGGTTGA
- a CDS encoding TIM barrel protein — protein MTRSRSPLALSDLPGYTARELGLRGLALPTDLLAGVRLSQLDALRDAGDKDQCPCLLLVESQPLDFRAPADRAASIERMRKLAAAAARLGCSAIGIKPAAVTDDHAFNQTAQGIKEALSALDRMEVNVLLQPAPGLIDPPAGLTELIKKVGGFRIGSLPSFEHAHASGETEQTLRRLAPYATSAILATVRGFGKGDRHEPWDLVRCVEAVRSVGYVNTLCIDFVGKGDPTKAIEQARDQMSEAILAEEPA, from the coding sequence GTGACGCGGTCGCGTTCGCCGCTTGCGCTCAGCGACCTGCCGGGGTACACCGCCAGGGAACTCGGACTCCGAGGACTGGCTCTGCCGACTGACTTGCTCGCGGGAGTTCGCCTCTCCCAGCTTGATGCACTTCGGGATGCCGGCGACAAGGACCAATGTCCCTGCCTCCTGCTCGTTGAGTCTCAACCACTCGACTTCCGGGCACCGGCGGATCGGGCGGCCTCGATCGAGCGCATGCGGAAGTTGGCTGCGGCTGCCGCGCGCCTCGGATGCAGCGCGATCGGCATCAAGCCCGCGGCCGTCACCGACGATCACGCCTTCAATCAGACCGCGCAGGGCATCAAGGAGGCGCTCTCCGCGCTTGATCGCATGGAGGTGAATGTCCTTCTTCAACCGGCACCCGGGCTGATCGATCCGCCGGCGGGCCTGACGGAACTCATCAAGAAGGTCGGTGGCTTCCGCATCGGAAGCCTGCCGAGTTTCGAGCACGCTCACGCCTCCGGTGAGACAGAACAGACGCTGCGTCGCCTGGCGCCCTACGCCACCAGCGCGATCCTCGCCACGGTGCGCGGCTTCGGCAAGGGCGATCGCCATGAGCCGTGGGATCTCGTGCGTTGCGTCGAAGCGGTGCGGAGCGTCGGCTATGTGAACACGCTCTGCATCGACTTTGTCGGCAAGGGCGATCCGACCAAGGCCATCGAGCAGGCGCGCGACCAGATGTCGGAGGCCATTCTCGCCGAGGAGCCCGCGTGA
- a CDS encoding ABC transporter ATP-binding protein — protein MGGDATEIRSTPPVQAPAAPLAGPSIVTRGLTRRYRSGERVVEALRGIDFELREARFHAVMGASGSGKSTLLHLLAGLDRADGGEIEVNGERVDRMDERDLTLYRRRRIGVVFQSFNLLPTLSALENVALPGVLDGLPRRACHERAAELLRDLGLGGRLDHRPDALSGGEQQRVAIARSLYFAPPVLFADEPTGNLDSASSERVWEALEALAATRRMMVLMVTHEPTAAVRCSGVTVLRDGQVAGRFDTEGMHAGDLAVRAAELAGASR, from the coding sequence ATGGGGGGTGACGCGACCGAGATCCGGTCGACGCCCCCCGTCCAGGCGCCAGCCGCGCCGCTGGCGGGACCATCCATCGTCACCCGGGGTCTCACCCGGCGCTATCGCTCGGGAGAGCGCGTGGTTGAAGCGCTTCGGGGAATCGACTTCGAGTTGAGAGAAGCTCGCTTTCACGCGGTGATGGGGGCGTCGGGCAGCGGCAAGAGCACTCTGCTGCACCTGCTCGCCGGGCTCGATCGCGCCGACGGCGGTGAGATCGAGGTGAATGGCGAGCGCGTCGATCGAATGGACGAACGGGATCTCACCCTCTATCGGCGGCGCCGGATCGGGGTGGTCTTCCAGAGTTTCAACCTGCTGCCAACACTCTCGGCCCTTGAAAATGTCGCGTTGCCGGGCGTGCTCGACGGGCTCCCCCGACGCGCTTGCCACGAACGAGCGGCAGAGCTGCTCCGTGATCTCGGCCTTGGAGGTCGTCTCGATCATCGACCTGATGCGCTCTCCGGAGGCGAGCAGCAGCGTGTGGCGATTGCGCGATCGCTCTACTTCGCGCCACCGGTCCTCTTTGCCGATGAGCCGACCGGCAATCTCGACTCGGCATCGAGCGAGCGCGTGTGGGAAGCGCTTGAAGCGCTCGCCGCCACGCGCCGCATGATGGTGCTCATGGTGACCCATGAACCGACAGCCGCCGTGCGCTGTTCCGGTGTGACGGTGCTGAGAGATGGGCAGGTCGCGGGACGATTCGACACGGAGGGCATGCATGCGGGCGACCTTGCAGTTCGCGCTGCGGAGCTTGCTGGCGCGTCGAGGTAG